From the genome of Streptomyces ficellus:
CCCGAGCAGGAAGCAGTCGACCCGCCGGAACACCTCGTCCATGAACCGGCCGAAGTCCTCGTCGGCGAAGGGGACGCTCCAGCCGCCGTGCTCGAAGCCGTCGGAGCGGTCCTCGTTCGGGCCGCCGGGCGCCTGCATCACGCCGTCCAGGGTCAGGAAGGTGGTGATCGTCAGCTTGGCCATGGCCGTGCCTCTCGTTCTCCGTGCGGGTCGGTTCTCATCGTGTGTCACCCGTACCGACTGTGCCCGCGCAGATGACTCATCGGTGTGGCGGTGCGCGGAGGCAGACGTCCGTTTACCGCCGGTGCGGCGAGCCCTCGTCCGGTGTGATTGAACGCGCAACCATCAAGAGGCACGACGGAGGACACCATGAACGGCAGGACGGCCCTCGTGACCGGCGGCAGCCGCGGCATCGGCGCCGCCACCGCACTGCGGCTGGCCCAGCAGGGCGCGGACGTGGCACTCACCTACGTACGGGACGAGGAGGCGGCCCGGGAGGTGGTACGGAAGGTGGAGGCGACCGGCCGGCGCGGGTTCGCCCTGCGCGCCGACGCGGGCGAGGCCGGTGAGGCGGCGGAGGTCGTGGAGCGCGCCGCGCGGGCCCTCGGCGGGCGGCTGGACGTGCTCGTCAACAACGCGGGCATCGGGGTGCTGGGCCCGCTGGAGAACCTCACGGCGGCCGACGTGGACCGGGTCCTGGCGGTGAACGTGCGGGGCGTGTTCCTGACCTCGCAGGCGGCCGCGGCCCGCATGGGCCGGGGCGGGCGGATCGTCACGATCGGCACCTGCATGACCCGGCGGGTGCCGGGGCCGGGCGGCACCCTCTACACGATGAGCAAGGCGGCGCTGGTCGGCCTGAACAGGGCGCTCGCCCGGGAACTCGGCGCACGGGGCATCACGGCCAACATCGTTCACCCGGGGCCGGTCGACACGGACATGAACCCGGCGGACGGCCCCTACGCGGACGGTCAGCGCGCGCTGACGGCGCTCGGCCGCTTCGGCGTGCCGGACGAGGTCGCGGCGATGGTGGCGTACCTGGCCGGTGAGGACGCGGCGTACGTGACGGGCGGCGAGTTCTCGGTGGACGGCGGCCACGCCGCGTAGGCCGCCCGCGGGAGGAGCGCGGGGGCGCACCGGTGCTGTCGGGCCGGTGCGCCCCCGCGTACGGGCAGGTGTCGTGCTGCCCGGGCCGGGTCAGTTCAGCTGGTCGTGGCGGGCGGCCAGGCGCTTGGCGCCCAGTGCCGTCAGCGAGCCGAACAGGCGGAGGCGGGAGATGCCGCCGTCCGGGTAGATGTCGATGCGTACGTGGGTGCCGACCGCGGGCTCCGGCAGGACGAACCGGTGGTTGGTGTCCGGCTGGAGGCGGGTGCGGGGCAGGACCTCGGTCCAGTCGCCGTCCTCGCCGTCGCGTGACGACAGGGCGGCCCAGCCGGCGCTGTTGCCCTTGAGGTACGCGGTGTCGATCTCCACGGCGCGGATCGCGGACTGCTCCACCAGCTGGTAGCGGATCCAGTCGTTGCCCTTGTCGCGGCGGCGGCGGGTCTCCCAGCCGTCGTCCATCTTGCGGGAGCGGCCCGGCTGGATGGTGTTGGTGGCGGGCGAGTAGAAGCGGTCGGAGGCGTCCTCGACGCGGCCGCCGTTCTCCAGCGCGACGACGTCGAAGGTGCCGAGCACGGCCAGCCACTCCGGGTCGGGGGCGACCTCGCCGTACACGCGCAGGCGGGCGATGCCGCCGTCGGGGTGCTGCTTGACGCGCAGGTGCGTGAAGCGGCGCTCGGCGTCGACGGCGAAGCCGTTCGCGGCGTGGCCGCCGATGGCGGTGCGCGGGACGAGCGTCGTCCACTCGACGTCGTCGGCGAGCAGGGCCTCGGGCGACGGCGAACCGGCCACCGAGGTCGCCTCGACGGACACGGCCTGCGGGTAGTTGCCGCGGAAGTGGGCGGTGTCGACGACGATGCCGCGTACGACGCCGGGCGCGCCGAGCCGTACCAGGGCCCAGTCGTGGTCGTCGTCCGTGGGGTGGGGCTCGGTGGCGGACACGCCGCGGCGGCGGCGCGTCTCCCAGCCGTCCATGATCTTGCCCTTGTGGCCGAAGTGCTCGGGGTCGAACTCGGCGGGCTCGGGCTTGAGCATGTTCTCGCGCTCGGCGAAGAACTCGTCGTTGGCGGCGATGACGCCCGCGCCGAGGCGGCGGTCGGCCAGGTCGACGAGACCGGTGAAGGGGAGGTCCGCGGTGCGGTAGTCGGCGTACGGGTCACCGCCGCCGTAGGGGCTGGCGTCGCCGGTGAAGCGGGATATGCCGGTCACGGGGGTCACGTGTTCCTTTCGAGGAGCCGGCCGGTCGGCTCGGCGAGGGTGCCGTTGTCGGCGATGCGGACGCCGCGCAGCCAGGTGGACCTGACGACGCCGTGCAGGGTCTTGCCGGCGTAGGCGGTGACCTGGTTGCGGTGGTGGAGCGCGGCCGGGTCGACGGTGAACGTCTCGTCGGGCGCGAGGACGGCGAAGTCGGCGTCGCGGCCGGGCTCGATGGCGCCCTTGCGGTCCAGGCCCGCGAGCCGGGCCGGGGCGGTGGACATCCAGCGGACGACGTCCTCGAGCGTGTGGCCGCGGCGGCGGGCCTCGGTCCAGATGGCGGGCAGGCCCAGCTGGAGGGAGGAGATGCCGCCCCAGGCGGTGGAGAAGTCGGGGGTCTTCAGGTCGGCGGTGGAGGGCGAGTGGTCGGAGACGATCGCGTCGATCGTGCCGTCGGCGAGGCCCTCCCACAGCGCGTCCTGGTTGGCGGCCTCCCGGATGGGCGGGCAGCACTTGAACTCCGTGGCCCCGTCCGGCACCTCCTCGGCGGTGAGGGTGAGGAAGTGCGGGCAGCTCTCGACGGTGATCTGCACGCCGTCGCGGCGGGCGGCGGCGATCAGCGGCAGGGCGTCGCTGGAGGACAGGTGGAGCACGTGCACGCGCGCGTCGAGCCTCTTGGCCTGGGCGATGAGGTTCTCGATGGCGGTGTTCTCGGCGTCGCGCGGCCGGGAGGCGAGGAAGTCGGCGTACTTCGGCGAGCTCTTCTGCGGGGCGGCGGCGAGGTGGTGCGGGTCCTCGGCGTGGACGATCATCAGGCCGCCGAAGCCGGCGATCTCGGCGAGCGAGGCGGTCAGCTGCTCCTGGTCCAGCTCGGGGAACTCGTCCACGCCGGAGGGCGACAGGAAGCACTTGAAGCCGAAGACGCCCGCGTCGTGCAGCGGCCGGAGGTCCTTGACGTTGTCGGGCAGGGCTCCGCCCCAGAAGCCGACGTCGATGTGGGCCTTGGCGCGGGCCACGTCCTGCTTGGTGCGCAGGTTGCCGACCGTGGTGGTGGGCGGCAGGGAGTTGAGCGGCATGTCGATCAGGGTCGTGATGCCGCCGGCCGCGGCGGCCCGGGTGGCGGTCCAGAAGCCCTCCCACTCGGTGCGGCCGGGGTCGTTCACGTGGACGTGGGTGTCGACGAGGCCGGGGAGGACGACGTGGTCGCCGACGTCCTCCAGCCGGGCTCCGGCCGGTACCTCGGCGTCGTGGGGCAGCACCGCCGCGATCCGGCCGCCGGCGACGGCGACCGAGGCGGGGCGGGTGCCCTCGGGGGTGATGACGCGCGTCGAGCGCAGCACCAGAGTCACGTCCACGTTGCCGTTCAGCTCCACGTTCCCGTCCACATCGCCTCTCAGACCATCATTCTTCAACGAACTGTTGAAGGAGTCTTCCTCCGACGATCCCACCCCGTCAAGAGTCCCCCGACCCTCCGCCGGGTGGCGAACGGGCGGCTTGGATGTTTCCATGAAGTGGAAAGCCAATTTCGCACAGGAGAACGTAGCTCCCCACAGGAGGGGCACCCACCGGCCTCCGCGGAACCCCGTGGACACCCGGACAAAACAGCGCCTGACCGGCGAAGACGTCCCACTGCGGGCGATGTGTCCGCCGACGGGGCCCGGTAGGCTGCTGACTTGCCCATCCGCCTCGAAAGGACCGTTGACGTGCCGACGTCCAGCGCCAGCACCACCGACGCCGCCAAGCCCGCCGCCGCGACCGGCGGTGTCCAGTCCCTGGAGCGTGCCTTCGACCTTCTGGAGCGGATGGCCGACGCCGGGGGCGAGGTCGGGCTGAGCGAACTCTCCTCCAGCAGCGGACTGCCCCTGCCCACCATCCACCGCCTGATGCGCACCCTGGTCGCCTGCGGGTACGTCCGCCAGCAGCCCAACCGCCGGTACGCGCTCGGCCCCCGCCTCATCCGCCTCGGCGAGTCCGCCGCCCGCCTCCTGGGCACCTGGGCCCGCCCCTACCTCGCCCGCCTGGTCGAGGAGACCGGCGAGACCGCGAACATGGCGCTGCTCGACGGCGACGAGATCGTGTACGTCGCGCAGGTGCCGTCCAAGCACTCGATGCGCATGTTCACCGAGGTCGGCCGGCGCGTGCTGCCGCACTCCACCGGCGTCGGCAAGGCGCTGCTGGCGCACACCCCGCCGGAGGAGGTCCGGGCGCTGCTCGCCCGCACCGGCATGCCCGCCGCGACCGAGAAGACGATCACCACCCCCGACGGCTTCCTCGGCGCCCTGGAGCAGGTGCGCC
Proteins encoded in this window:
- the allB gene encoding allantoinase AllB, whose product is MDVTLVLRSTRVITPEGTRPASVAVAGGRIAAVLPHDAEVPAGARLEDVGDHVVLPGLVDTHVHVNDPGRTEWEGFWTATRAAAAGGITTLIDMPLNSLPPTTTVGNLRTKQDVARAKAHIDVGFWGGALPDNVKDLRPLHDAGVFGFKCFLSPSGVDEFPELDQEQLTASLAEIAGFGGLMIVHAEDPHHLAAAPQKSSPKYADFLASRPRDAENTAIENLIAQAKRLDARVHVLHLSSSDALPLIAAARRDGVQITVESCPHFLTLTAEEVPDGATEFKCCPPIREAANQDALWEGLADGTIDAIVSDHSPSTADLKTPDFSTAWGGISSLQLGLPAIWTEARRRGHTLEDVVRWMSTAPARLAGLDRKGAIEPGRDADFAVLAPDETFTVDPAALHHRNQVTAYAGKTLHGVVRSTWLRGVRIADNGTLAEPTGRLLERNT
- the alc gene encoding allantoicase, with product MTGISRFTGDASPYGGGDPYADYRTADLPFTGLVDLADRRLGAGVIAANDEFFAERENMLKPEPAEFDPEHFGHKGKIMDGWETRRRRGVSATEPHPTDDDHDWALVRLGAPGVVRGIVVDTAHFRGNYPQAVSVEATSVAGSPSPEALLADDVEWTTLVPRTAIGGHAANGFAVDAERRFTHLRVKQHPDGGIARLRVYGEVAPDPEWLAVLGTFDVVALENGGRVEDASDRFYSPATNTIQPGRSRKMDDGWETRRRRDKGNDWIRYQLVEQSAIRAVEIDTAYLKGNSAGWAALSSRDGEDGDWTEVLPRTRLQPDTNHRFVLPEPAVGTHVRIDIYPDGGISRLRLFGSLTALGAKRLAARHDQLN
- a CDS encoding IclR family transcriptional regulator; the protein is MPTSSASTTDAAKPAAATGGVQSLERAFDLLERMADAGGEVGLSELSSSSGLPLPTIHRLMRTLVACGYVRQQPNRRYALGPRLIRLGESAARLLGTWARPYLARLVEETGETANMALLDGDEIVYVAQVPSKHSMRMFTEVGRRVLPHSTGVGKALLAHTPPEEVRALLARTGMPAATEKTITTPDGFLGALEQVRHAGYAVDDSEQEIGVRCIAVSVPDSPTAAAISISGPAGRVTEAATERIVPILQGIAKELSTALANPANNGQA
- a CDS encoding SDR family NAD(P)-dependent oxidoreductase — protein: MNGRTALVTGGSRGIGAATALRLAQQGADVALTYVRDEEAAREVVRKVEATGRRGFALRADAGEAGEAAEVVERAARALGGRLDVLVNNAGIGVLGPLENLTAADVDRVLAVNVRGVFLTSQAAAARMGRGGRIVTIGTCMTRRVPGPGGTLYTMSKAALVGLNRALARELGARGITANIVHPGPVDTDMNPADGPYADGQRALTALGRFGVPDEVAAMVAYLAGEDAAYVTGGEFSVDGGHAA